In the Campylobacter showae genome, one interval contains:
- a CDS encoding tetratricopeptide repeat protein, giving the protein MKNLIVLILFAIAAVAGEPKKGELSPEKEAFLSARYEELKKSCAQKDARACKRVILFYQKQAKKQNEKDIREAMQILLAACKDGKFDACAAAGEMYINNKDFIAAREILSPACDSGYQDACVQYGKSLEADGAPGKDEKRAKKLYETACQKGSALGCEHLGLAIGSSAPQQAVGYMRKACEMDAWRCFRFGTMAMPYGAEEAIKALVRSCHETDMLAGCIMLAKYHEKELREISGEAEVKRLYARLCELVPYGEHCEKAR; this is encoded by the coding sequence ATGAAAAATTTGATCGTGTTGATACTTTTTGCTATCGCGGCTGTGGCCGGAGAGCCCAAAAAAGGCGAACTCAGCCCCGAAAAAGAGGCGTTTTTAAGCGCGAGGTACGAGGAGCTCAAAAAATCCTGCGCCCAAAAGGACGCGAGAGCTTGCAAGCGCGTAATTTTGTTTTACCAAAAACAGGCTAAAAAGCAAAACGAAAAAGACATCCGCGAAGCGATGCAAATTTTACTCGCCGCGTGCAAGGATGGCAAATTTGACGCGTGCGCGGCGGCGGGCGAAATGTACATAAACAACAAAGATTTTATCGCCGCAAGGGAGATTTTGAGCCCGGCTTGCGATAGCGGCTATCAGGATGCTTGCGTGCAGTACGGCAAGAGCCTTGAGGCTGACGGCGCGCCCGGCAAGGACGAAAAACGCGCGAAAAAGCTCTACGAAACAGCATGCCAAAAGGGTTCGGCGCTAGGCTGCGAGCATCTGGGGCTAGCGATCGGTAGCAGCGCGCCGCAGCAGGCCGTGGGCTATATGCGCAAGGCGTGCGAGATGGATGCTTGGCGATGTTTTAGATTCGGCACGATGGCGATGCCTTACGGGGCAGAGGAGGCGATAAAAGCGCTTGTTAGAAGCTGCCACGAAACGGATATGCTCGCAGGCTGCATCATGCTAGCTAAATACCACGAAAAAGAGCTACGCGAGATCTCCGGCGAGGCTGAGGTGAAGCGGCTATACGCGCGCCTTTGCGAGCTGGTGCCGTACGGAGAACACTGCGAAAAGGCGCGGTAA
- a CDS encoding flavin reductase family protein codes for MAIIKVDLQKSYRILNPGATTLVSAKYDGDVNAMAITWAQALDYDKVTIVPHNGSYTRTLIEKSGYFAVQIPTAAQAELVSELGAENNSRFDNADKMKNVEIFYKDDSRVPLIAGCAAWLVCKRIPEPHNEQSYDLFIGEVVAAYADERVFDGGHWLFEKIPDELKTLHYVAGGRYYLDGKAIDTKRTPISGE; via the coding sequence ATGGCGATCATAAAAGTAGATCTACAAAAATCATACCGCATCCTAAATCCGGGCGCGACCACGCTCGTATCGGCCAAATACGATGGCGACGTCAATGCGATGGCGATAACGTGGGCACAGGCGCTCGACTACGACAAGGTTACCATCGTGCCGCATAACGGCTCGTACACGCGGACGCTCATCGAAAAGAGCGGGTATTTCGCCGTGCAGATCCCCACGGCCGCGCAGGCGGAGCTGGTTAGCGAGCTGGGCGCCGAAAACAACTCGCGCTTTGATAACGCGGATAAGATGAAAAACGTGGAAATTTTTTATAAAGATGACTCCCGCGTACCGCTGATCGCGGGCTGCGCCGCATGGCTAGTTTGCAAGCGCATCCCCGAGCCTCATAACGAGCAGAGTTATGATCTTTTCATCGGCGAGGTCGTCGCGGCGTATGCGGATGAGAGGGTCTTTGACGGCGGGCACTGGCTGTTTGAAAAAATCCCTGACGAGCTAAAGACGCTTCACTACGTCGCCGGCGGTCGGTATTATCTGGACGGCAAAGCGATAGATACCAAGCGCACGCCCATAAGCGGCGAGTAA
- a CDS encoding SDR family NAD(P)-dependent oxidoreductase, with translation MKKYIVITGASSGIGAATAKAFARRGENLILIARRAELLQNLKDEIAQITPKSDVVIKICDLARSENVLALWDELKSYELKALINNAGFGDYGAVGERDLDKISQMLQLNIISLTLLSHLFVRDYKYKPTQLINISSAGGYSIVPNAVTYCASKFFVSAFTEGLHRELAQDKEAKMQAKVLAPAATRTEFGPVATDDAGYDYDAAFKRYHSSEEMAEFLLALYDSDACVGAVNRNNFEFGLGAPRFDYAGKR, from the coding sequence ATGAAAAAATATATCGTCATCACGGGTGCAAGTTCTGGTATCGGAGCTGCTACGGCAAAGGCGTTTGCTAGGCGCGGAGAAAATTTGATCCTAATCGCGCGCAGAGCGGAGCTTCTGCAAAACTTAAAGGACGAGATCGCGCAGATCACGCCCAAATCAGACGTCGTGATTAAAATTTGCGACCTTGCGCGCAGCGAAAACGTCCTAGCGCTTTGGGACGAGCTAAAAAGCTACGAGCTAAAGGCGCTCATAAATAATGCGGGTTTTGGAGATTACGGCGCGGTCGGCGAGCGCGATCTCGACAAAATCTCGCAGATGCTACAGCTCAACATCATCTCGCTCACGCTGCTAAGCCACCTCTTCGTGCGCGATTACAAGTATAAACCCACTCAGCTCATCAATATCTCCTCCGCAGGCGGCTACAGCATAGTGCCAAACGCCGTCACCTACTGCGCGAGTAAGTTTTTCGTAAGCGCCTTTACGGAGGGCTTGCACCGAGAGCTAGCGCAGGATAAAGAGGCTAAAATGCAGGCTAAAGTTCTAGCGCCCGCCGCGACTAGGACGGAGTTCGGTCCCGTGGCGACGGATGACGCGGGCTACGACTACGACGCGGCTTTTAAGCGCTATCACTCGAGCGAGGAGATGGCGGAATTTCTGCTTGCGCTTTATGACAGCGACGCGTGCGTGGGCGCGGTGAATCGAAACAACTTCGAGTTTGGCTTGGGGGCTCCGCGATTTGACTACGCGGGCAAACGCTAA
- a CDS encoding NAD-dependent epimerase/dehydratase family protein, with protein sequence MGKMALVAGATGAVGREIVRGLCENENYDKIIVWARRELNFSHEKLETQIINFDDIKDMRPREVDEIFCALGTTMKQAGSRGQFYKVDVSYPANIAKWGIASGARRFALISSQGANERSRFFYLRAKGKVEKKIAALGFKSLQIARLPAIKSEREQVRMGELFTIWLFGLLPKFILTNYRPMSAKDIAAAVIAAAQTEAKGVQIYHPREFLQTHDK encoded by the coding sequence ATGGGTAAAATGGCTTTGGTCGCGGGAGCTACGGGAGCGGTCGGACGCGAGATCGTGCGCGGGCTTTGCGAAAATGAAAACTACGACAAAATCATCGTTTGGGCACGCAGGGAGCTAAATTTTAGCCACGAAAAGCTAGAGACGCAAATCATAAATTTTGACGACATCAAAGATATGCGGCCGCGCGAGGTAGACGAGATATTTTGCGCGCTTGGCACGACGATGAAGCAAGCCGGCAGCCGCGGGCAGTTTTATAAAGTGGACGTGAGCTACCCCGCAAATATCGCAAAATGGGGCATCGCATCAGGTGCGCGCCGTTTTGCGCTCATCTCGTCGCAGGGCGCAAACGAGCGGTCGAGATTTTTTTATCTGCGCGCAAAAGGCAAGGTAGAGAAAAAAATCGCCGCGCTGGGTTTTAAAAGCTTGCAAATAGCGCGGCTACCTGCGATAAAAAGCGAGCGCGAGCAGGTGCGTATGGGCGAGCTCTTTACGATTTGGCTGTTTGGGCTTTTGCCAAAATTTATCTTAACTAATTACCGCCCGATGAGCGCAAAAGATATCGCGGCTGCCGTCATCGCCGCCGCGCAGACGGAGGCTAAGGGGGTGCAAATTTATCATCCGAGGGAATTTCTGCAAACGCACGACAAGTAG